The genomic DNA TGAAGAATCACTCCTTGATAGGTGTAAaaaggtgtaaaaagaaaatagaggtttatttaaaaaaagatacaacagaaaagaaagtgatagagaaggtgagaagagattaaagaaaagtcatatggattgctaattaatcttggcaggccaGCTGCCAGGCTAAACAGAAGTCTGGAAGCCAGAGACTGCAAGAGCTAGAGGGAGCCCCTCCCCACCAAAATCCCActcagggtccatgggaagagGTGGTTGCTTTAGAGTTGTCCAAGTCTCTCATTGGAGAGTTTACCTTTTCAGGTGTCTGATGTTGTTTCAGTTATCTGCATAACCTAACGTGCCATACTAATGAGAATGTGGCCAAGGTCAGACTACAGGTCAAGATGGAGTGTTTTAACAGAGTAATAGAGGAAGagtgaagatttacaaaattttgctTCCGATTCATTTTAATATTCCCTTTGTCCTTGGTTCTCTGCATCAATAGTATCAATGTATTAATTAATggatttaatattttacttacaAAACTTCAACTGCACACCTgcccttattagagaaattttctATGATGGGAGATCATTAGTTAAACAGTGTTAAGATTCATTTCCTCCAAGGCATAGACTAACTTGACATTTCACTAAATATGGTAAAAATATCCTTATCTCTGTTTGATGTTTGACTAATCATGTAGTCAAATGTAAGATTTGTAGTCAAATTATGAAGTCATGAAGTCATAGAGTATCAAAAGTCAGGTTTACCAAGTAGGTAATTACCTGTTCAGATAGGAAATAGAATAATGGGAAAAGTGAGTCAAGTAATTTCTACCCTAGACCACACCAAAGTTATCCCTTCAAGTATTTCTAGGGACAGATAGATATCTTCTTAGAGTTCTCAGACTGCAGCACATGCCATTTTCTATTACTGACTTTATAACAATTCAGACAACCATCCCTGCAATAAAAAACTATAGCACCAAGAGTTTTAACTCAAATAGTAAAACTTCCACTGGTCACAGGTTGGGCTTGAATATTATCAATTTCTCATCTTTCCTTAACAGTTACATTTTAATTATCCTTTCCTTATAAATTAAAGCTAACCACATTCTGGTGTTTCAGATATATAACAAATACCTGATAGTTGACTCTTATGCATATATTAAAGTTACCTCTTGAAATTGCCCCTTacattttcaaagtctttataAATGatagacaaaaattttaaatgaaagttcACTATAATAGTAAGGTTTTTTTTATCTGATTTAAAACCAAAAATACTCTATTAAATGTATAacaattttcaaatatctttttaaGTTATCATATGCTGATATTTTATCTGTATATTACTAGAatacctttcctttttatttcaattttctttttaatttatgaaataaaataagcatttccataacctagtacattaaaaaatttcatgtgcaatcatcttttttatagtTCTATACTATAGCAAAAAAgcaactataaaggacatattaAGATGATATCTAAATTCACAGAAAGAACtcataaatagaagtatgtataatACAATATTGCATATATATTAATTTGTGTCTAATGTTAGCActcttgggggagggagggagaaaaaagaaaatttgaatggaGAAGCAAGATGGAGTCTCCAAAGCAAATCCTGGAATGGTGTCTTTTCTTTCTATGAAAATGATTTCTGTCATTTCTTAAAGTAGAAATTTGCCATAATAACTAGGCAACCTCAGatccactgaatttttttttttaatatgagcaCTGTGTCTTCCATTTAGTTTTCCATTGTACTTAATCTTGGTTATTCCAGTTCCTGAAGTCTATGACTACTTGAATAGCTAGAAGCTCTCCAGATGTCTTTTTAAGCATGTTCAGCAAATAGCCAGAATGTCAGCAAAACTAAGTGAACTGGATATGTTACAGATTCTTTACAACCTCTTTAAGAGAAGACTGTTTCAGAACCTGTTGCAATGTAGGAGACTTCTTTTTCCCTCAAATGGTGAGTTCCATTGTTTATTGGTTAAGTATTAACTTAATCActttatttaataattctttgtttAGAAGTTCTTATTGAAATGTGGGCACCTAAATTTCTGACTACACTGCTGAAACCTTTGCTTAATGTCATGAATTGTGTATAGCcaagaatatgctcaattttgtgGGCACACTTATATagaaaagacaataaataaaggaattttggTGACTAACCAATCACATTACACATCTTACATAAAGATGTCACAAATCTTGACTTACAACTTTTTTATCCTGTTTTATAAACTCAGTTTCATTGTAAGAAATCTGATAAGAGTTTGGAAAGAAAAGACTATTGCATCCTGTTCTGGGATGGAAGATCTATTCCTACCTCCTTAGCATAAGTTCAGAACTCATTAATTACTCATTAGTCATTACTTACTCATTACAGTTGTGAAAACTAATGCTTATATATCAATCAGAGAAAACAGGCTCTGTGAGAAAAGGCAGCATCTGTCCTCAAATCTCTATTGACAAAGACACAGTAACTTGATGAGGGCAGGAGtcctaaatatattaaaattattcttgATCAGGAATATAGAAATTTAAGACATACAGTGTGTAcattataagaataaatatacacacatacacacatatgatgAATAAATAAGTACATATACCCAATGCATGtttatagtatatgtatatttttttaaattgaaattttttcttgtttttccaaatgcaggctatggtagtttttcatcattcatttgttTGCAAATTTATtacttacacttttttttttactacccattctttcttcccccctttccatGGTGGTAAACAGTCTGATAAAAGATGTATgagcacatttgtgtttaacagtatatttatatttgagtatatacttatatatccttacatttacatatacatcctctctctctctcaaaagagagaaattttctttacaaacttaaaaaaataatacatttattctTTGTCACAAGACATTTTCCTACAAATACTACTTTTAATTCCTTAAAACATTTACTCTCTTAAAGCACGCAAATACACACACGAAATTGTTTATTGGGTTTACCAACCAAGAGGAGGGATATGTCCTTCGATTATGACAGCATGAGATGTAATAACAAAacaatctcttttaattaaatgggTTTTGTTGTTTCTCCAGATTGTTCTCATTTATGTAATTGTGATTGATAGTAatactattctttttaaaaggtaCATCTAAGTAAAACATGAGAAGATATGGGAAGATAGAATTATATAATCGAAAGAGAAATGAGTTTGAAGTATGAAATTGAAGTTATAAGACTTGAATTAGAATAATGGCCCTAACTGTTCTTATGCATGTCATTTAGCCTTTTTGAGCCTTGGTTTAtatatatctgtaaaataagcagacTATAACTTtcagattccttccagttctagattgaTAGTTCTATGACATCCATTCAGTTATAAGAAGAACTATTATAAAGAATGGggataaatttttttctgtaaaaaagaaatatgaatttattatgaTTTAGATATTTACAGAAGTACTGAAAGAAGTTGGatgatttctgttttctttctttagaaatgaacctaaaatgaaaaaatgacttttgtaaatcttctcttttcttctatttattagtgaacagaacaattaatattttgttaGAAAAGGAACTCTGTAGTTGCGcaatctctcctttatttgaatttcacaaaCTACTAATAAGTATAATTTTTTGCAATTATAAGTATTAATAATGTGAGAAAAGTTAAAGGTCTCCCTACTACAGTGATTTTGAGTATTAAGATGACCAAGTTTCTTACATGTACTTGTTATTCTTAGTATTCACCCCTGGAGGATATTAAAAGTCTAGCTGGTTCTCAAAGAATATCTTTTACAAAGACTTTCAAGACCAAGTCCTAGCACTTTCCTTAGGGCATTCTTCATCTCCTTATTCCTAAGGCTATAGATGAGAGGGTTCAAGAATGGGACCACCATGGAATAAAACAATGTCACTACCTTTTGGGTGTCTGCTTCATTACCGGATCTTGGCCTCATATAGGCTACCATTGCAGATCCATAGAAGAAGGACACTACAATAAGATGGGAACCACAGGTAGAGAAGGCCTTTCTTCTACCTTCTGCAGAAGGTATTCTCAACACAGCTTTCAGGATCAGAGTATAGGTCCCTATAATAAAGAAGAAGGGGACAACCAGAACCATAGAACTCAAGAAAGAACAGGTAAATTCAATCATAGGTGCTGGTGTACAGGTGAGTACTAGAATTGGAAATGGGTCACATACAATGTGGTCAATTATCCTGGGACCACAAAAGGACAACTGGGAGATGATAATAATGGGAACAAGGAACCAGAAGAAGCCAATTATCCAGCAGATGACTACCATTTTAGTTCGGAGCTGTCTTGTCATGATGATGTGGTAGTGTAGAGGCCGACAGATGGCAAGATACCGATCAAATGCCATGATGGCCAGAAAAAAACATTCTATTCCACCtaaagtaaagaagaaatagaactggAGGAAACATCCAGAGAAGGAGATGACTTTGTTCTCAGAGAAGAAGTAGGCCAATGTATTGGGGACAGTAGTAGAGACATAGCAGCTCTCCACAAAGGAGAAGTTAGCCAGGAGTATATACATGGGAGTATGAATTCGCTTATCCCAGCAAACAGCACAAATGATAGATCCATTCCCTAAGAGGGTCAGAATGTAAATTGTCAAGAGTATCATGAAGAGAAGTTTCTGAGTTTCTCCAGTGTATGTAAATCCTAGGAGGATGAATCCAGTAATGCTTTTGGAGCTGTTGTAAGTGTCGAAGAAAGTCACTTGCCTGTAAACTACACAAAGCAGCAAGAGTTAAGTGGACTGATTATTGTGAAAGATCTTtgaaaatttgaacttagaataCACTATTTATTTGGTATATTGAAAAATGGGACCACATTCCAATTTCTGCTTCTCTCAGCctattatctatttcttttgaaatgtcTTATTTACGTGATTTCTT from Macrotis lagotis isolate mMagLag1 chromosome 4, bilby.v1.9.chrom.fasta, whole genome shotgun sequence includes the following:
- the LOC141522801 gene encoding olfactory receptor 11G2-like; this encodes MSTVYRQVTFFDTYNSSKSITGFILLGFTYTGETQKLLFMILLTIYILTLLGNGSIICAVCWDKRIHTPMYILLANFSFVESCYVSTTVPNTLAYFFSENKVISFSGCFLQFYFFFTLGGIECFFLAIMAFDRYLAICRPLHYHIIMTRQLRTKMVVICWIIGFFWFLVPIIIISQLSFCGPRIIDHIVCDPFPILVLTCTPAPMIEFTCSFLSSMVLVVPFFFIIGTYTLILKAVLRIPSAEGRRKAFSTCGSHLIVVSFFYGSAMVAYMRPRSGNEADTQKVVTLFYSMVVPFLNPLIYSLRNKEMKNALRKVLGLGLESLCKRYSLRTS